A stretch of the Zeugodacus cucurbitae isolate PBARC_wt_2022May chromosome 6, idZeuCucr1.2, whole genome shotgun sequence genome encodes the following:
- the LOC105216065 gene encoding uncharacterized protein LOC105216065, translating into MHRSVKFCTGSNYVGIYNNALNCMEGYGLYVYPDGSEYQGFFRRGRFHGFGRLTLAAPYSFTFVGEFDNGELSIINQMIYPDGLIFKADFSGGKLNTADWNYLSKADRRYTRELCIDLPAVVPNEPISRYGARSLQPNSYDTEEGIFVEKSRFITKIPPPFYHLRFVNCDKEIDWIRQYCRHADSDVPTEPDEVSGRQILDANVGATTELGENLYTCTCNTEKGLQPAHLGKFCRRAFHNPDNSSSSSQYSRDYKDAPSSMSTSTFLDYPIKIDLQSRCDNVVAQLRLKPNDLGPDFFT; encoded by the coding sequence atgcatAGAAGCGTAAAATTCTGTACTGGAAGTAATTACGTTGGTATTTATAATAACGCCTTGAACTGCATGGAAGGCTACGGGCTCTACGTATATCCCGATGGCAGCGAATATCAGGGGTTCTTTCGGCGTGGTCGCTTTCACGGCTTCGGACGTCTCACTTTGGCAGCACCATATTCCTTTACGTTCGTTGGGGAGTTCGATAATGGCGAATTGTCTATTATCAACCAAATGATCTATCCGGATGGTTTGATATTTAAGGCCGATTTTAGTGGTGGTAAATTAAATACGGCTGATTGGAATTATCTCAGCAAAGCCGATCGCCGCTACACGCGAGAACTTTGTATCGATTTACCGGCGGTAGTGCctaatgaaccgatttcgcgTTATGGTGCACGCTCACTGCAACCGAACAGCTACGACACTGAGGAGGGTATATTTGTCGAAAAGAGTCGTTTCATCACGAAAATACCACCACCATTTTATCACCTACGCTTTGTTAATTGTGATAAGGAGATCGATTGGATACGACAGTATTGCCGCCATGCTGATAGTGATGTACCCACCGAGCCAGATGAAGTTAGTGGGCGCCAGATACTCGATGCTAATGTGGGAGCGACCACGGAATTGGGTGAAAATCTATACACATGCACATGTAATACGGAAAAAGGATTGCAGCCGGCACATTTAGGAAAGTTTTGCCGCCGTGCTTTTCATAACCCCGACAATTCATCTTCTAGTTCACAATACTCGAGGGATTACAAAGATGCGCCCAGTTCAATGAGTACAAGCACATTTCTCGATTACCCGATAAAAATAGATTTGCAATCGCGTTGTGATAACGTAGTGGCGCAACTGCGCCTAAAGCCCAATGATCTCGGTCCAGATTTTTTCACatag
- the Spbc4f6.14_1 gene encoding uncharacterized protein Spbc4f6.14_1, with protein sequence MLPQSYIQATLVIFLFNLSQLVHCRPQATAANSVSVNPLRNGRYIPELHGADRGKYTPDESGKYHHIKVPYDGGYGDRGQVYVHDDRGLPQRQFGTLNGLRLGPKDHLRFALDFNYDGSGWQIVQFEWVNDDDVKMHYDYKYEKQLWPTEEGYANADVAADSDSDAQMETSDGETNVHVSGEYQDDIYNVKYSDDNAQNTLSQIDIQATITDVLDYIQTNVLPTLP encoded by the exons ATGTTGCCTCAGTCTTACATACAAGCAACGCTAGTAATTTTCTTGTTCAATCTATCACAACTGGTCCACTGTCGTCCACAAGCCACGGCAGCAAACTCGGTTTCTGTTAATCCGCTGCGCAATGGCCGCTATATACCAGAGTTGCATGGCGCCGATCGTGGCAAGTATACACCCGACGAAAGCGGCAAATATCATCATATTAAAGTGCCCTATGATGGCGGCTATGGCGATCGTGGGCAGGTGTACGTGCATGATGATCGTGGTCTGCCGCAGCGTCAGTTCGGCACGCTAAATGGCCTAAGGTTGGGACCGAAGGATCACTTGCGCTTCGCTTTGGATTTCAATTATGACGGCAGCGGTTGGCAAATAGTGCAGTTCGAGTGGGTGAATGACGATGATGTGAAGATGCATTACGACTACAAGTATGAAAAGCAATTGTGGCCGACGGAGGAAGGAT atGCGAATGCTGATGTGGCAGCTGATTCGGATTCTGATGCGCAAATGGAAACATCGGATGGCGAGACTAATGTGCATGTTTCGGGCGAGTATCAAGATGACATCTATAACGTGAAATATTCGGATGATAATGCGCAAAATACTCTGAGC caaATCGACATACAAGCGACTATAACTGATGTACTGGATTACATTCAGACAAATGTATTGCCAACGCTCCCTTAA